A genomic stretch from Hemibagrus wyckioides isolate EC202008001 linkage group LG18, SWU_Hwy_1.0, whole genome shotgun sequence includes:
- the lhfpl2a gene encoding LHFPL tetraspan subfamily member 2a protein, whose translation MCHVIVTCRSMLWTLLSIAAAFSELIAFLSTDWLVGFPRVPDSAPEASTEAYHPTLGLFGRCVFVGRVMCGPYALTFNEIASGFWKAAAIFLATGILLLSAVAFTSIFTICFQSIMRKSIFNVCGLLQGIAGLFLILGQLLYAAGWGSEKVKQYCGVNSSAYNPGLCSVGWAFYTALLGTVLSFISAVFSAQAEIATSSDKVQEEIEQGKNLICLL comes from the exons ATGTGTCATGTGATCGTTACGTGCCGCTCGATGCTCTGGACGCTCCTCAGTATCGCCGCGGCCTTCAGCGAGCTCATCGCTTTCCTTAGCACTGATTGGCTGGTGGGGTTCCCACGCGTGCCTGATTCTGCCCCGGAGGCATCCACCGAGGCTTACCACCCCACACTGGGGCTTTTTGggcggtgtgtgtttgtgggcaGAGTCATGTGTGGCCCTTACGCACTGACATTCAATGAGATCGCCAGTGGATTCTGGAAGGCGGCAGCCATTTTTCTGGCGACGGGAATCCTGCTTCTCAGCGCCGTGGCCTTCACCTCCATTTTCACCATCTGCTTCCAGAGCATCATGAGGAAGAGCATCTTCAATGTGTGTGGACTACTGCAGGGCATCGCAG gtctgTTCCTGATCCTGGGTCAGTTGTTGTACGCAGCAGGGTGGGGCAGTGAGAAGGTGAAGCAGTACTGCGGTGTGAACTCGTCAGCCTATAACCCGGGGCTGTGCTCAGTGGGCTGGGCTTTTTACACAGCACTGCTCGGCACCGTGCTCAGCTTCATCAGCGCCGTGTTCAGCGCCCAAGCCGAGATTGCCACATCCAGCGACAAAGTCCAGGAGGAGATCGAACAGGGCAAGAACCTCATCTGCCTCCTCTGA